The following are from one region of the Chromobacterium phragmitis genome:
- a CDS encoding PqiC family protein codes for MMKKTMLAAAMAAALAGCASPQSRFYGLDAPAAASAPAQFGKRVLLGPVSLPAALERPQLVLDMDGGELKLQEFDRWGAPLDRLLAQRLSQGVARASGVASVYAYPQPGMDGGDLRFIVDVRSLSLRPGRGAALEAAWQLQSVADGKILARGGFSRSRAAAAREPGALVAELRILLDGLAADMAAPLSEHPEWWRAG; via the coding sequence ATGATGAAGAAAACGATGCTCGCCGCGGCCATGGCCGCCGCGCTGGCGGGCTGCGCGTCGCCGCAGTCCCGCTTCTATGGATTGGACGCCCCGGCGGCGGCTTCCGCGCCGGCGCAGTTCGGCAAGCGCGTGCTGCTGGGTCCGGTCAGCCTGCCGGCGGCGCTGGAGCGGCCGCAGTTGGTGCTGGACATGGACGGCGGCGAGCTCAAGCTGCAGGAGTTCGACCGCTGGGGCGCGCCGCTGGACCGATTGCTGGCGCAGCGTCTGAGCCAGGGCGTGGCGCGCGCCAGCGGCGTGGCCAGCGTCTACGCCTACCCGCAGCCGGGCATGGATGGCGGCGATCTGCGCTTCATCGTCGATGTGCGCAGCCTCAGCCTGCGGCCGGGGCGGGGCGCGGCGCTGGAGGCGGCGTGGCAGCTGCAGAGCGTGGCCGACGGCAAGATACTGGCGCGCGGCGGTTTCAGCCGCAGCCGTGCGGCCGCGGCGCGGGAGCCGGGCGCGCTGGTGGCGGAACTGCGCATTTTGCTGGATGGACTGGCCGCGGACATGGCGGCGCCGCTGAGCGAGCATCCGGAGTGGTGGCGCGCCGGCTGA
- a CDS encoding nitrate reductase subunit alpha — protein MSHFLDRLNFLGKVKSTFADGHGAVVNEDRGWEDAYRQRWQHDKIVRSTHGVNCTGSCSWKVYVKNGLITWETQQTDYPRTRPDLPNHEPRGCPRGASYSWYVYSAQRVKYPMIRGQLARLWRDARKTMSAVEAWEKISQTPELAKQYKSTRGQGGFVRASWDEANEIVAAANAFTIKKFGPDRIAGFSPIPAMSMVSYAAGSRYLSLIGGVPLSFYDWYCDLPPASPQTWGEQTDVAESADWYNSTYLMVWGSNVPMTRTPDAHFYTEVRYKGTKTVAVSSDFGEMAKFGDIWLAPKQGTDAALAMAMGHVIFKEFHLDRPSAYFTDYIRRYTDMPMLVKLRRDGERWLPDYFLRASHLDGQLGEDNNPDWKTLVFDEQSGDIVAPNGSIGFRWGQAEGKTGKWNLEQKASGEREVSGRLSLIDQRDEIVGVGFPYFGSEHDELLTRNVPAKKIKLAGGEEALVATVFDLMAANYGIDRGLGGGNVASGYMDDAPYTPAWQQKHTGVKPEMVIQVAREFAQNADQTQGKSMVIVGAALNHWYHMDMTYRGIINMLMMCGCIGQSGGGWCHYVGQEKLRPQTGWAPLAFAGDWNRPARQMNGTSFWYAHTSQWRHEKLGVGEILCPTADGKMAGLSLIDYNAKAERMGWLPSAPQLSANPLDITRAAADAGLDPVDYTVQGLKTGRLDMACNDPDNPQNFPRNLFVWRSNILGSSGKGHEYFLKYLLGTQNAVLGAEDDCIKPSEITVRPAAEGKLDLMVVLDFRMSTTCLYGDIVLPTATWYEKDDLNTSDMHPFIHPLSEAVQPLWQSKSDWEIYKGFAKSLSEIGKDYLGVQKDLVLTPLMHDSPQELGQPFDPKDWKKGECEPVPGKTMPAMTVVERDYGAIYDKFTTIGPLLEKAGNGGKGIGWKTAHEVDVLRGLNQVAQNGAGKGQPKLETAIDAAEMILTLAPETNGHVAVKAWDALSKVTGRDHTHLARPREHDTIRFRDVQAQPRKIISSPTWSGLESEEVSYNAGYTNVHELIPWRTLTGRQQFYQDHQWMRAFGEGLCVYKPAVDLKTTQAVLGKHGNGNRELVLNFITPHQKWGIHSTYSDNLRMLTLSRGGPHVWLSETDAAKAGIADNDWIEVFNVNGTLTARAVVSQRVPEGMTLMYHAQEKIVNVPGAEVSGKRGGIHNSVTRAVTKPTHMIGGYAQLAWGFNYYGTVGANRDEFVVVRKMDKVDWMDVPAGEKQ, from the coding sequence ATGAGCCATTTTCTCGACAGACTGAATTTCCTCGGCAAGGTCAAAAGCACTTTTGCCGACGGCCACGGCGCGGTGGTGAACGAGGACCGCGGCTGGGAAGACGCCTATCGCCAGCGCTGGCAGCACGACAAGATCGTCCGCTCCACTCACGGCGTCAACTGCACCGGCTCCTGCAGCTGGAAGGTGTATGTGAAGAACGGCCTGATCACTTGGGAAACCCAGCAGACCGATTACCCGCGCACCCGTCCCGACCTGCCCAATCACGAGCCGCGCGGCTGTCCGCGCGGCGCCTCCTACAGCTGGTATGTGTACTCCGCCCAGCGCGTCAAATATCCGATGATCCGCGGCCAACTGGCCCGGCTGTGGCGCGACGCGCGCAAGACGATGTCCGCGGTGGAAGCCTGGGAAAAGATCAGCCAGACGCCGGAATTGGCCAAGCAATACAAATCCACCCGCGGCCAGGGCGGCTTCGTGCGCGCCAGCTGGGACGAGGCCAATGAGATCGTCGCGGCGGCCAACGCTTTCACCATCAAGAAGTTTGGTCCGGACCGCATCGCCGGCTTCTCGCCGATTCCGGCCATGTCCATGGTGTCCTATGCCGCCGGCAGCCGCTATCTCAGCCTGATCGGCGGTGTGCCGCTGTCCTTCTATGACTGGTATTGCGACCTGCCGCCGGCCAGCCCGCAAACCTGGGGCGAACAGACCGACGTGGCCGAGTCCGCCGACTGGTACAACTCCACCTACCTGATGGTGTGGGGCTCCAATGTGCCGATGACGCGCACCCCTGACGCCCATTTCTACACCGAAGTGCGCTACAAGGGCACCAAGACGGTGGCGGTATCGTCCGATTTCGGCGAAATGGCCAAGTTCGGCGATATCTGGCTGGCGCCCAAGCAAGGCACCGACGCCGCGCTGGCGATGGCGATGGGCCATGTGATCTTCAAGGAATTCCATCTCGACCGCCCGTCGGCTTACTTCACCGACTACATCCGCCGCTACACCGACATGCCGATGCTGGTGAAGCTGCGCCGCGATGGCGAGCGCTGGCTGCCGGACTACTTCCTGCGCGCGTCCCACCTGGACGGCCAACTGGGCGAGGACAACAACCCGGACTGGAAAACCCTGGTGTTCGACGAGCAGAGCGGCGACATCGTCGCGCCCAACGGCTCCATCGGCTTCCGCTGGGGCCAGGCCGAGGGCAAGACCGGCAAGTGGAATCTGGAGCAAAAGGCGAGCGGCGAGCGCGAAGTTTCCGGCCGCCTGTCCTTGATCGATCAGCGCGATGAAATCGTCGGCGTCGGCTTCCCGTATTTCGGCTCCGAGCACGACGAGCTGCTGACCCGCAATGTGCCGGCGAAAAAGATCAAACTGGCCGGCGGCGAAGAGGCGCTGGTGGCCACGGTGTTCGACCTGATGGCCGCCAACTACGGCATCGACCGCGGCCTGGGCGGCGGCAATGTGGCGTCCGGCTATATGGATGACGCGCCGTACACGCCGGCCTGGCAGCAAAAGCACACCGGCGTGAAGCCGGAGATGGTGATCCAGGTGGCGCGCGAGTTCGCGCAAAACGCCGACCAAACCCAGGGCAAGTCCATGGTCATCGTCGGCGCGGCGCTGAACCACTGGTACCACATGGACATGACCTACCGCGGCATCATCAACATGCTGATGATGTGCGGCTGCATCGGCCAGAGCGGCGGCGGCTGGTGCCACTACGTGGGCCAGGAAAAGCTGCGCCCGCAAACCGGCTGGGCGCCGCTGGCCTTCGCCGGCGACTGGAACCGACCGGCGCGGCAAATGAACGGCACCAGTTTCTGGTACGCGCACACCAGCCAATGGCGGCACGAGAAGCTGGGCGTGGGCGAAATCCTGTGTCCGACCGCCGACGGCAAGATGGCCGGCCTGTCGCTGATCGATTACAACGCCAAGGCTGAGCGCATGGGCTGGCTGCCGTCCGCGCCGCAGCTGTCCGCCAACCCGCTGGACATCACCCGCGCCGCCGCCGATGCGGGCCTTGACCCGGTGGACTACACAGTGCAGGGGTTGAAGACCGGCCGCCTGGACATGGCCTGCAACGACCCGGACAACCCGCAAAACTTCCCGCGCAATCTGTTCGTGTGGCGCTCCAACATCCTGGGAAGCTCCGGCAAGGGGCACGAGTATTTCCTCAAATATCTGCTGGGCACTCAGAACGCGGTGCTGGGCGCCGAGGACGACTGCATCAAGCCGAGCGAGATCACCGTCCGTCCGGCGGCCGAGGGCAAGCTGGACCTGATGGTGGTGCTGGACTTCCGCATGTCCACCACCTGTCTGTACGGCGACATCGTGCTGCCCACCGCCACCTGGTACGAAAAGGATGATCTGAACACCTCGGACATGCACCCCTTCATCCACCCGCTGTCCGAAGCTGTGCAGCCGCTGTGGCAGTCCAAGAGCGACTGGGAAATCTACAAAGGCTTCGCCAAGAGCCTGTCCGAGATCGGCAAGGATTACCTGGGCGTGCAGAAAGACCTGGTGCTGACCCCGTTGATGCACGACAGCCCGCAAGAACTGGGCCAGCCTTTCGATCCCAAGGATTGGAAGAAGGGCGAGTGCGAACCGGTGCCGGGCAAGACCATGCCGGCGATGACGGTGGTGGAGCGAGACTACGGCGCGATTTACGACAAGTTCACCACCATCGGCCCGCTGCTGGAAAAGGCCGGCAACGGCGGCAAGGGGATAGGCTGGAAGACCGCCCACGAGGTGGATGTCCTGCGCGGCCTGAACCAAGTGGCGCAGAACGGCGCCGGCAAGGGCCAGCCCAAGCTCGAAACCGCCATCGACGCCGCGGAGATGATTCTGACCCTGGCGCCGGAGACCAATGGCCACGTGGCGGTGAAGGCCTGGGACGCCTTGTCCAAAGTGACCGGCCGCGACCATACACACCTTGCCCGTCCGCGCGAGCACGACACGATCCGTTTCCGCGACGTGCAGGCGCAGCCGCGCAAGATCATTTCCTCGCCCACCTGGTCCGGCCTGGAGAGCGAAGAAGTCAGCTACAACGCGGGTTACACCAATGTCCATGAACTGATCCCGTGGCGCACTTTGACCGGCCGCCAGCAGTTCTACCAAGACCACCAGTGGATGCGCGCCTTTGGCGAGGGATTATGTGTGTATAAGCCGGCGGTGGATTTGAAGACCACGCAGGCGGTGCTGGGCAAGCATGGCAACGGCAACCGCGAGCTGGTGCTCAACTTCATCACCCCGCACCAGAAATGGGGCATACACAGCACCTATTCCGACAACCTGCGCATGCTGACGCTGAGCCGCGGCGGGCCCCATGTTTGGCTGTCCGAGACCGACGCCGCCAAGGCCGGCATCGCCGACAACGATTGGATCGAGGTGTTCAACGTCAACGGCACGCTGACCGCCCGCGCCGTGGTGTCGCAGCGGGTGCCGGAAGGCATGACGCTGATGTACCACGCCCAGGAGAAGATCGTGAACGTGCCGGGCGCCGAAGTCTCCGGCAAGCGCGGCGGCATTCACAACTCGGTGACCCGCGCCGTGACCAAGCCCACCCATATGATAGGCGGTTACGCTCAACTGGCCTGGGGCTTCAACTACTACGGCACGGTGGGCGCCAACCGCGACGAGTTCGTGGTGGTGCGCAAGATGGACAAAGTCGACTGGATGGACGTTCCGG
- a CDS encoding MFS transporter produces MSSPTFQRYSVLASSTLAFTLCFMVWMMFAVLGIPIKQQLGLNETEFGILAATPVLTGSLVRVPLGIWTDRYGGRPVMFALMLSCVIPIYLMQFASAYWQFLLAGLFVGVAGGSFSVGTPYVARWFRKEQQGLAMGIFGAGNAGSALTKLVAPALIVAWGWQSVPTAYALIMLAAAILFWLFSFSDPSHKVPSSVTLREQLALMKHPAVLRYCQYYSVVFGGYVALALWMTKYYVGEYGLDLKHAALLAACFSLPGGVLRAVGGYLSDRFGAYSVTWAVMWVCWVAFFLLSYPQTEMRVATVSGPFSLHIGLNVYLFTGLLFLVGVAMAIGKASVFKFIADEFPGSIGAVSGVVGLAGGLGGFLLPILFGALLDLTGVRSSAFMLLYGTVCVSLVWMHFSFKSAARREAQPSVSLPLSNERA; encoded by the coding sequence ATGTCCTCTCCAACATTTCAACGCTACAGCGTGCTGGCCAGCAGCACGCTGGCTTTCACCCTCTGTTTCATGGTCTGGATGATGTTCGCGGTGCTGGGCATCCCGATCAAGCAGCAACTGGGCCTCAATGAAACCGAATTCGGCATCCTGGCCGCCACGCCGGTGCTGACCGGCTCGCTGGTCCGCGTGCCGCTGGGCATCTGGACCGATCGCTACGGCGGCCGGCCGGTGATGTTCGCGTTGATGCTCAGCTGCGTGATTCCCATCTACCTGATGCAGTTCGCCAGCGCTTATTGGCAATTCCTGCTGGCCGGCCTGTTCGTCGGCGTGGCCGGCGGCTCGTTCTCGGTCGGCACGCCCTATGTGGCGCGCTGGTTCCGCAAGGAACAGCAGGGCCTGGCGATGGGCATTTTCGGCGCCGGCAACGCCGGCTCCGCCTTGACCAAGCTGGTGGCGCCGGCGCTGATCGTCGCCTGGGGCTGGCAAAGCGTGCCCACCGCCTACGCGCTGATCATGCTGGCGGCCGCCATCCTGTTCTGGCTGTTCTCCTTCAGCGATCCGTCCCACAAGGTGCCGTCTTCCGTCACGCTGCGAGAGCAGCTGGCGCTGATGAAGCATCCGGCGGTGCTGCGCTATTGCCAGTACTACTCCGTGGTGTTCGGCGGCTACGTGGCGCTGGCGCTGTGGATGACCAAGTACTACGTCGGCGAGTACGGGCTGGATCTCAAGCACGCGGCCTTGCTGGCGGCGTGCTTTTCCTTGCCCGGCGGCGTGCTGCGCGCGGTGGGCGGTTATCTGTCCGACCGTTTCGGCGCCTATTCGGTCACCTGGGCGGTAATGTGGGTGTGCTGGGTGGCTTTCTTCCTGTTGTCCTACCCGCAGACCGAAATGCGCGTCGCCACCGTGAGCGGGCCGTTCAGCCTGCACATCGGCCTCAACGTTTACCTGTTCACCGGCCTGTTGTTCCTGGTGGGCGTGGCGATGGCGATAGGCAAGGCCTCGGTGTTCAAATTCATCGCCGACGAATTCCCGGGCTCCATCGGCGCGGTGTCCGGCGTGGTGGGGCTGGCCGGCGGCCTGGGCGGCTTTTTGCTGCCCATCCTGTTCGGCGCGCTGCTGGATCTGACCGGCGTGCGCTCCAGCGCTTTCATGCTGTTGTATGGCACCGTGTGCGTCAGTCTGGTGTGGATGCATTTCTCTTTCAAATCGGCGGCCAGGCGCGAGGCGCAGCCGTCCGTTTCCCTTCCCTTGAGCAACGAGCGCGCCTGA
- a CDS encoding PqiB family protein has protein sequence MSSEQNPPEPDLPQAVPVRRHRLAPSLVWLIPVVAALIGGWLAVHAILSRGPSITISFQNAEGIEAGKTRIKYKDVEIGEVISVKLSPNRQAIIATAQLSKDAADYLAEDSRFWVVRPRVSGGGVSGLGTVLSGSYIGMDIGKSEARKSDFVGLETPPIINADLPGQTFTLRADNLGSLNTGSPVYFRRVPVGQVVGYELEPKGGFVKVAVFINAPYDRFVSANSRFWHASGVDVSLSANGLNVSTQSLAAIALGGIAFETPLADNAGIPLSDRNFILHDTRDKALQNPDREMQPFRLRFRQSLRGLTIGAPVDFRGITIGEVTAIGVQYVPERKDFDMTVDIRTYPSRLDSLSRGGRISGKLSPQALVANGMRAQLRSGNLLTGQLYVALDFFRDAPPAKLAVKGGLPELPTIPGDLEELQRVLQRIVKKLDAIPFDSIGQEADASLKSLQQTLDSVKRLSDGLNNQTVPQASKTLEQLQQTLEATRQTMKADSPLQQDVRSAAQEVKETARSFRALADYLDRHPEALVRGKEAQP, from the coding sequence ATGAGCAGTGAACAAAACCCTCCCGAGCCAGATCTGCCGCAGGCGGTGCCTGTGCGCCGCCACAGGCTGGCGCCATCGCTGGTCTGGCTGATACCGGTGGTGGCTGCGCTGATAGGCGGCTGGCTGGCGGTGCATGCCATTCTGTCGCGCGGCCCTTCCATCACCATTTCTTTTCAGAATGCGGAAGGGATAGAGGCCGGCAAGACCCGGATCAAGTACAAGGACGTGGAGATCGGCGAGGTGATCTCGGTCAAGCTCAGCCCCAACCGGCAGGCCATCATCGCCACCGCGCAGCTGAGCAAGGACGCGGCCGACTACCTGGCCGAGGACAGCCGCTTCTGGGTGGTGCGGCCGCGCGTGTCCGGCGGTGGGGTGTCCGGCCTGGGCACCGTGCTGTCCGGCTCCTACATCGGCATGGACATCGGCAAGAGCGAGGCGCGCAAGTCTGACTTCGTCGGCCTGGAGACGCCGCCCATCATCAACGCCGACTTGCCGGGCCAGACCTTCACGCTGCGGGCGGACAACCTGGGCTCGCTGAACACCGGCTCGCCGGTGTATTTCCGCCGCGTGCCGGTGGGCCAGGTGGTCGGCTACGAGCTGGAGCCCAAGGGCGGCTTCGTCAAGGTGGCCGTCTTCATCAATGCGCCGTACGACCGTTTCGTGTCCGCCAACAGCCGTTTCTGGCACGCCAGCGGCGTCGACGTGTCGCTGAGCGCCAACGGCCTCAACGTCAGCACCCAGTCGCTGGCGGCCATCGCGCTGGGCGGCATCGCCTTTGAAACGCCTCTCGCCGACAACGCCGGCATCCCGCTGTCCGACCGCAATTTCATTTTGCACGACACTCGCGACAAGGCGTTGCAGAATCCTGACCGCGAGATGCAGCCGTTCCGGCTGCGCTTCCGCCAGTCGCTGCGCGGCTTGACCATTGGCGCGCCGGTGGATTTTCGCGGCATCACCATAGGCGAGGTGACGGCGATTGGCGTGCAATACGTGCCGGAGCGCAAGGATTTCGACATGACGGTGGACATCCGCACCTATCCCAGCCGGCTGGACAGCCTGTCGCGGGGCGGCCGCATCAGCGGCAAGCTGTCGCCGCAGGCGCTGGTGGCCAACGGCATGCGCGCCCAGCTGCGGTCCGGCAACCTGCTGACCGGCCAACTCTACGTGGCGCTGGACTTCTTCCGCGACGCGCCGCCGGCCAAGCTGGCGGTGAAGGGCGGCTTGCCCGAGCTGCCGACGATTCCGGGCGATCTGGAAGAGTTGCAGCGGGTGTTGCAGCGCATCGTCAAGAAGCTGGATGCGATACCGTTCGACAGCATCGGCCAGGAGGCCGACGCTTCGCTGAAATCGCTACAGCAGACGCTGGACAGCGTGAAGCGGCTCAGCGACGGCCTGAACAACCAGACGGTGCCGCAGGCGAGCAAGACGCTGGAGCAGCTGCAGCAGACGCTGGAGGCGACGCGGCAGACGATGAAGGCCGACTCGCCGCTGCAGCAGGACGTGCGCTCGGCGGCGCAGGAAGTGAAGGAGACGGCGCGCAGCTTCCGCGCGCTGGCCGATTATCTGGACCGCCATCCCGAGGCGCTGGTGCGCGGCAAGGAGGCGCAGCCATGA
- a CDS encoding paraquat-inducible protein A has product MDRMSRAMGRLTACHDCDLLLRLPGAQSGRVSVCCPRCGAALYECSDSGPQASAALLAAGLIAFAIANVYPVLVLEIAGNRNAATLWQTALALQGQGMPEVALLVLFTGIVMPALELASMLYLQLPLLFGRAPPGFPGMMRLRGLARPWCMVEVFLLGVLVSLVKLVHLASVQPGIGLWAFFGLIVLMAASASRFRPHELWERYQACRATE; this is encoded by the coding sequence ATGGACCGTATGAGCCGGGCGATGGGGCGGTTGACCGCCTGCCATGATTGCGATTTGCTGCTGAGGCTGCCTGGCGCGCAATCCGGGCGGGTGAGCGTGTGCTGTCCGCGTTGCGGCGCCGCGCTCTACGAGTGCTCGGACAGCGGGCCGCAAGCAAGCGCGGCCTTGTTGGCGGCGGGGCTGATTGCGTTTGCCATCGCCAATGTCTACCCGGTGCTGGTGCTGGAGATCGCAGGCAACCGCAATGCCGCCACGTTGTGGCAGACCGCGCTGGCGCTGCAGGGGCAGGGGATGCCGGAGGTGGCTCTGCTGGTGCTGTTCACCGGCATCGTGATGCCGGCGCTGGAGCTGGCCAGCATGCTGTATCTGCAGTTGCCGTTGCTGTTCGGCCGCGCGCCGCCGGGTTTTCCGGGCATGATGAGGCTGCGCGGTTTGGCGCGGCCCTGGTGCATGGTGGAGGTGTTTCTGTTGGGCGTGCTGGTTTCGCTGGTGAAGCTGGTGCACCTTGCCAGCGTGCAGCCAGGGATAGGCCTGTGGGCGTTTTTCGGCCTGATCGTGTTGATGGCGGCCAGCGCCAGCCGTTTCCGGCCGCATGAGTTATGGGAGCGATATCAGGCATGCCGCGCTACGGAGTGA
- a CDS encoding NarK family nitrate/nitrite MFS transporter translates to MTHLIKHWEPEAPAFWQQQGRSVARRNLWISIPALTLAFVIWQVWSVAVLNMPNIGFGYTQNQLFWLAALPALSGATLRIFYSFMVPIFGGRKWTAISTASLLIPAVGIGFAVQDPGTSYVTMVTLALLCGFGGGNFSSSMANISFFFPKAEKGTALGLNAGLGNLGVSLVQLVVPIVITMGLFGQLGGDPQTWVKGAVSKQMWLQNAGFVWVPFILLSTLAAWFGMNDLASAKSSFSEQAVIFTRKHNWLMCWLYLGTFGSFIGFSAGFPLLVKGQFPEIDPTRYAFLGPLVGALTRPLGGWMSDKIGGAKVTQAVFGLMALAVLGVIFFLPHHGQGGNFYGFFAMFLCLFALTGIGNGSTFMQVPAIFLTLHQRMAGPGEAAQKQAMQDATREAAAVLGFTSAIGAYGGFFIPKSYGTSISMTGSVDAALYVFIAFYLSCLLLNGWYYARKNAEVRC, encoded by the coding sequence ATGACTCATCTGATCAAACATTGGGAGCCGGAAGCGCCCGCTTTCTGGCAGCAGCAGGGGCGCTCGGTGGCGCGCCGCAACCTGTGGATTTCGATACCGGCGCTGACGCTGGCCTTCGTGATCTGGCAGGTGTGGAGCGTGGCGGTGCTGAACATGCCCAATATCGGCTTCGGCTACACCCAGAACCAGCTGTTCTGGCTGGCGGCGTTGCCGGCCTTGTCCGGCGCCACGCTGCGCATTTTCTACTCCTTCATGGTGCCGATTTTCGGCGGCCGCAAGTGGACGGCCATTTCCACCGCCAGCCTGCTGATTCCGGCGGTGGGGATAGGCTTCGCGGTGCAGGACCCGGGCACCAGCTATGTGACCATGGTGACGCTGGCGCTGTTGTGCGGCTTCGGCGGCGGCAATTTCAGCTCCAGCATGGCCAACATCAGCTTCTTTTTCCCCAAAGCGGAGAAAGGCACCGCGCTGGGCCTGAACGCCGGCCTGGGCAATCTGGGCGTGTCGCTGGTGCAACTGGTGGTGCCCATCGTCATCACCATGGGCCTGTTCGGCCAGCTGGGCGGCGATCCGCAAACCTGGGTCAAGGGCGCGGTTTCCAAGCAGATGTGGCTGCAAAACGCCGGCTTCGTCTGGGTGCCGTTCATTCTTCTGTCCACGCTGGCGGCCTGGTTCGGCATGAACGATCTGGCCTCGGCCAAGTCCTCGTTTTCCGAACAGGCGGTCATCTTCACCCGCAAGCATAACTGGCTGATGTGCTGGCTGTATCTGGGCACCTTCGGCTCCTTCATCGGCTTCTCCGCCGGCTTCCCGTTGCTGGTCAAGGGCCAGTTTCCGGAGATCGACCCTACCCGCTACGCCTTCCTCGGTCCGTTGGTCGGCGCGCTGACCCGTCCGCTGGGCGGCTGGATGTCCGACAAGATAGGCGGCGCCAAGGTGACGCAGGCGGTGTTCGGCCTGATGGCGCTGGCGGTGCTGGGCGTGATCTTCTTCCTGCCGCATCACGGGCAGGGCGGCAATTTTTATGGCTTCTTCGCCATGTTCCTGTGCCTGTTCGCGCTGACCGGCATCGGCAACGGCTCCACCTTCATGCAGGTGCCGGCCATCTTCCTCACGCTGCACCAGCGCATGGCCGGTCCCGGCGAAGCGGCGCAGAAGCAGGCGATGCAAGACGCCACCCGCGAGGCGGCCGCGGTGCTGGGCTTCACCAGCGCCATCGGCGCCTACGGCGGCTTCTTCATTCCCAAGAGCTACGGCACCTCCATCTCGATGACCGGCAGCGTGGACGCGGCGCTGTACGTGTTCATCGCCTTCTACCTGAGCTGCCTGCTGCTCAATGGCTGGTATTACGCGCGGAAGAACGCGGAAGTGCGTTGCTGA
- a CDS encoding paraquat-inducible protein A has translation MPRYGVNSAAARGLCLCHGCGLLSRVHPEEDGACPRCGAALHLRRPAALQRCWALLLAAMISYLPANLLPIMETTALTGVQRDTIMSGVVYLWNNDSWPLALVVFTASVLVPLLKILVLLLLLCSVQWRWSWAPRQRTRLYRMIEVIGPWSMLDIFVVALMVALVQWQSLASIKAGPGAIAFGAVVVLTMLAAMSFDPRMIWDPVEEDDEQ, from the coding sequence ATGCCGCGCTACGGAGTGAACAGCGCCGCGGCGCGCGGCTTGTGCCTGTGCCACGGCTGCGGCTTGCTAAGCCGCGTCCATCCCGAGGAGGATGGCGCCTGTCCGCGCTGCGGCGCGGCGTTGCATTTGCGGCGGCCGGCTGCGTTGCAGCGCTGTTGGGCGCTGCTATTGGCGGCGATGATCAGCTATCTGCCAGCCAATCTGTTGCCCATCATGGAAACCACGGCGCTGACCGGCGTGCAGCGCGACACCATCATGAGCGGCGTGGTCTATCTGTGGAACAACGACTCCTGGCCGTTGGCGCTGGTGGTGTTCACTGCCAGCGTGCTGGTGCCGCTGCTGAAGATTCTGGTTTTGCTGTTGCTGTTGTGCAGCGTGCAGTGGCGGTGGAGCTGGGCGCCGCGCCAGCGCACGCGGCTGTATCGGATGATTGAGGTGATCGGCCCATGGTCGATGCTGGACATTTTCGTGGTGGCGCTGATGGTGGCCCTGGTGCAATGGCAGTCTCTGGCCAGCATCAAGGCCGGACCCGGCGCCATCGCCTTCGGCGCGGTGGTGGTGCTGACCATGCTGGCCGCGATGAGTTTCGACCCCAGGATGATCTGGGACCCCGTTGAGGAAGACGATGAGCAGTGA